One segment of Primulina tabacum isolate GXHZ01 chromosome 6, ASM2559414v2, whole genome shotgun sequence DNA contains the following:
- the LOC142549095 gene encoding phenolic glucoside malonyltransferase 1-like, translating to MAETYENPMAADVLEHCRIEPVPDTVAELTLPLLHFDIPWLYFHPVERLLFFDFPISESRFVESIVPKLKESLLQTLKHFLPLAGNIVHPLDSSRPYSRFVVGDSVSLTIAECNKDFNHLTGNHPRVSDEFYACVPQLPPATYSSEAVVFPVLAVQVTLFPYHGICLGFSNHHAIGDASSIVRFIKAWASVNRFGGDSKLIDDKSLPFYDRTAVEDPEGLDSIYWNMMKKSRPVESPPISFPLNKVRATFVLTKEDVQNLKSFVLLKRPEMRVTAFTVTCALVWVCVVKAAAATEEVADEEPEYFGFAADCRGRLDPPLPTTYFGNCLAFVKAESTHGLLRGKDGFLVAVECVIKAIQKTVYNEKGILDGAEEWPLEFGKLIGKRLFGVAGSPRFDLYDSDYGWGRPKKFESASIDSDRSMSLCKSRDSEGGLEIGLSRPKKKLDKFAAIFTEILRKL from the exons ATGGCTGAAACTTATGAAAACCCGATGGCAGCGGACGTGCTGGAGCACTGCAGAATCGAGCCGGTACCGGATACAGTGGCCGAGTTGACGCTTCCACTTCTCCATTTCGACATTCCATGGCTCTATTTCCACCCTGTTGAGCGTCTTCTGTTCTTTGATTTCCCCATTTCCGAGTCTCGTTTTGTGGAATCCATCGTACCGAAACTCAAGGAATCGTTGCTCCAGACGCTCAAGCATTTCCTCCCGCTCGCTGGGAATATTGTCCACCCTTTAGATTCGAGCAGGCCCTATTCAAGATTCGTGGTAGGAGACTCTGTCTCGCTTACTATAGCCGAATGCAATAAAGATTTCAATCACCTCACGGGGAACCACCCTCGAGTCTCCGACGAGTTCTACGCTTGTGTTCCGCAACTCCCGCCTGCTACTTATTCGTCGGAAGCTGTGGTTTTCCCTGTGCTAGCTGTGCAGGTCACGCTATTCCCATACCATGGAATCTGCCTTGGTTTCTCCAATCACCACGCCATCGGAGATGCCAGCTCGATTGTTCGTTTCATAAAAGCGTGGGCTTCGGTCAACAGATTCGGCGGCGATTCGAAGCTGATAGATGATAAATCTTTGCCGTTCTATGATAGAACTGCTGTTGAAGATCCGGAGGGATTGGATTCAATATACTGGAATATGATGAAGAAATCTCGACCAGTGGAGTCGCCGCCGATCAGTTTCCCACTGAACAag GTTCGAGCCACATTTGTCCTGACCAAAGAGGATGTGCAGAATCTGAAAAGCTTCGTCCTTTTGAAGCGACCAGAGATGCGCGTAACAGCTTTCACGGTGACCTGTGCTTTGGTCTGGGTTTGCGTGGTGAAAGCGGCGGCCGCCACAGAGGAGGTGGCCGACGAGGAACCCGAGTACTTCGGATTCGCCGCCGACTGCCGCGGCCGCCTGGATCCGCCGCTGCCGACTACATATTTCGGCAACTGCTTAGCATTTGTGAAGGCGGAATCGACTCATGGGCTATTGAGAGGAAAAGATGGATTCTTGGTGGCAGTGGAGTGCGTGATCAAGGCTATTCAGAAAACCGTGTACAATGAGAAGGGAATTCTTGATGGGGCCGAGGAGTGGCCTCTGGAATTCGGGAAATTGATCGGAAAACGCCTCTTCGGGGTGGCGGGATCACCAAGATTCGACCTTTACGACTCGGATTATGGTTGGGGAAGGCCGAAGAAGTTCGAATCTGCATCCATCGATTCGGATAGGTCAATGTCTCTGTGCAAATCCAGGGATTCCGAAGGAGGATTAGAGATTGGTTTGTCCAGGCCTAAGAAGAAACTGGACAAATTTGCTGCCATCTTCACTGAAATCCTGAGGAAGCTATGA